The genomic interval GGAGGTTCCCTCCACTGTGCGGAGGGGTGGGATGGCATCCTTTCCCCTCTTGACTCCCCCACAGTCTCCAGTCTATCATCTGAGGGGGCAGACAGCAGTGTGGGCCCAGTGCTAGACACTTCCAcgtccttcctttccttttcacgCTACTCCGTAAGGTGAGTCCTGTCACCATTTACGGtcaaggaaaccaaggcccaagCATTCTGTGACTTGCCCCGAGAGCTTAGAGCCGTTCTGGCGGCAGAGCTGTCTGACAGTGTCTTTCTGCCCTGGTGACACCTTTCCCTTTTCTGGCTTCCTGTCATTTTGTTATCACAGGGATGCATGGGAGAGGCTTTGCAAAAGACGGTCAGTGTGAGAACCTGAATCACGGGCTTGCCTGCCGTGGTTCCTGTGGATTTCTGGGTTGGGGTGATGAGTTGCTGACTCAGTCTTGCTGGGGGGCTAGAGAGCTGTGTCTTCGGGAAGGGGCGGGACAGGTGGCATCTGTGTCCCTGATGACCCCGTCTGTCTTTGCAGAAGGAACCCAGCGAAGTGCCAACACCTAAGAGACCTCGGGGCCGACCAAAGGGGAGCAAAAACAAGGGTGCTGCCAAGACCCGGGTGAGGACGAAGGAGGAGGCCCTCTCCCTGTGGCCACAGCTGCGGGGCGGTCTGGGCGGGGGGAGGACTGGACCCTGCCCCCTCTTCCCTGGCATATGGGTGGCAGCGAGTCTTCGCAAATTGGGGGAAGCAGGGCAAGGATTGGGTCTTCCTTCTGGGGACTTGGTCCTGCCCAGGACAATGGGTAAGTCAAGTCAGAAGTCCTGCGGCTTTCCTCCTCTGGAGAAGGGAGAGTTGGGAACAATGAAGGGACAGCTGCACCAGTCCCTGAGCTGAGAGTGTTCCTTTCATTCGGGGCGGGGGAAGGAGGGGGTCCCCGGGGTCCCCTGGGTCCCGAGGGAGCGGGAATAAGAGAGAAGGCCAGATTCACAGTGGCATCAACCTCTTGgagaagttgttttgttttttattttattttttctgagacaCGACTCATATCCTCTGAGTCACGGgtggaggagggagtggggggcaTGTGTGTATATTGGGGGGGGCAGTGTGGCTGGCCAGTCATCACCAGCTGGACTCGGGTGGGCCTGCCGGGGTGAGAGTCCTGGGCTGCCCCGAGCGGAGGTAGGTagttctgcccctccctgctctccccgACCATTGGGGCCCTGGTCATTGGGGGAGTATTGTCCGGGACAGTTTTGACTCAGTGGATCTTTTCTCGGACTATCTAGAAAACTACCACAACTCCAGGGAGGAAACCAAGGGGCAGACCCAAAAAACTGGTAGGTGAAGGCCGGCGGCTGTTTGGGTTttctggggagggtgtggaggtTGGGGGGATGCTTGTCCTGGGTGCTCACCATGGAAAGGTGGCTCTACCTAACCCTAGTCAGGCATGGGGGGACAACATCACTCTAGCCAGGCCTAGAGAGGGAAAGGGATTCTGGGTCCTGGCGCCCTGCCCAGGGCTGTTAAGGGCTGTGTCCTTAGAAGTAAGGGGTCCCAGGTACAAAGACTagacccctgccctgccctagtggggggcggggctgctctccttcctctgttcctAGAACGGACTCAACCTCTAGGGGGAACTTGGAGGCCATCTagtccctccccatcccctgccaACAGAAAGGAGGAACGAATTCTACCTGGGCATAGGGTGATGATTGTCCTCCTCTATCCATTTCTGAGCCCCCCTAAACAGCTGGTAATGGAAGGAGGTAGGCTGAGTCAGGAGGCTGCCTCTAGGGCCTACACTGACATTCAGGGCCACCCTGGCCTTGTTCCTCCTGGCCCTTTTCTACCCCAAACCTGCTCCCTGAACTCCCTGAGGCCTTCATTCCTCGAGCTGAGCCACCACCAGGGTGAGGAGGGGGGTCAGGGGGTGCTGGCTGGGCCCCAGGAGTGAGTAACAGGAAACAAGTTGTTTTGGAGTTTGTGCCTGGCACGGGGGCTGCAGGCCCGTGTGGTGTCCCGACATTCCCGCCCAGTGAGTGAGCCCCGGCGGCACAcacttccccttcctccccgcccTGGCCTGGGGTCAGTCAGCCACCCAGCACCACAGCCCAGCAGCTGCCCCTGCGGGCCAAGGCCACCTGGTCCCCTTGCACTTGCACCCAGCAGGGGGGCCTCGCATACGTACCCTGCGGCCACCCCTCCCGGGTTCCTCCCCCTGGccacctctcccttctcccacagAAAGCCAGTTACTTCCTCACTTCCCCGAGCTCAGTGCTACCCCCAGATGTGCGGGTACCCCTCACCCTacacccaccccaggccccagggccaaGGGGGGCTGGCTCCGTGTGagagcagtgtgtgtgtgggttttttccctccctttaaattcttccttttttatgaatGAAACTGGGCCGTGGAGGTTGCTGAGTCACTCACACACTCAGCCCTGACTCATCCCCTTCTGGAGagccagggagcagagagaggggtgggggcaatCTTGGCctgtgccccttcctcctcccgtTACCCCCCTCCCCGGGAGTTGGGGGGGCAGGCCTGGCACTCCTGCTGACTGCCCTGCCCACCTcacaggagaaggaggaagaagagggcatCTCACAGGAGTCCTCCGAGGAGGAGCAGTGACCGCGCCGTGCCACCTGCTCCTTCACCGAGGAGCAGTTTCCTTCTGGGACTGGACAGCTCCGCTCCCAccgcccctgccccttcccccaggccCACATGTCACCGCCACCCACCTGCGCCCTCGCCACCACACTACACAGCACACCAGCCGCTGCGGGGCCCTGAGGCCCGAGTGGGGAGCAGTTTCCTTTGGTCTCGGTTTCCAGTGACCCCTCACCCATGTTCACACTTGCCCTTCCAGACAGAGACGTCCCACCTCGCCGCACCCTGCCCCTGCTGCATTCCCAAGCTCAGTGGTGGGGATGTTGCTGACTgggctcttggtttgggggtcCCTTTTTCTTCTACACTCTTCCCCCTGGCTTCCCATTAAGGGGCCTGGGAGGGCTCCCCTGGCCTTAAAAGGGGCCCATGCCCCATCTCATTGTGATCTGCTCCACTCCACTGTGCTGGCAGCGGGTATGGCCTGTGGGGAGGGGCGCTCAGCCCCAGGTGCGGCTCACACccgcttttcttccttcccaccttgCCTGGTCCTTGCTCTAGGTTGGACAGCCCCATTCAGGgcacaggaaggaaggcaggacgGGTCTGAGCCCCCTATCCTCGCCAGATGGGGTGCAGCTCACTCACCCCCACCCTGGAATCCACTGCAATGGGGGCAGTTCCGGTCACCCTTTATCCAGGAGGCCCAGGTTCCCTGTGGCAGCCACCTAAGGTGGGCTGGAGCTGCCGCCAGACCCCATCCGCTTCTgccctaggcctcagtttcccctttcctCACACGGGGCACTAATAACAAGGAGCTAGCCTTGCCCACTCCcacccttctgctcctccccaccccccaaggtTCTGGTTCCATCTTTCCTCTGTTCACAAACTACCTCTGGAcagttgtgttgtttttgttcaaTGTTTTCATTCTTAGACATCCATCATTGCTGCTGCGGCCAGCGCCAAATGTTCATCCTTGCCGCCTCCTGTTCTGCCCACATCCCCCTCCTCCAAGACGCTCTTAGGGGAAGGGGCCTGGGGCAGAGCAGGCTGGGTTACCGACCACCCCAGTCCCAGGGAAGGTGGGGCCCCGCCCCTAGGATGCTGCAGCAGAGTGAGGGGGGGGCCTGTATAGACCCCCAAGGGTGTAGGGGCCACCTTTTCCCCCTGTTCTGCCGGGGAGGAGGTGGCCATTATTTGTCCCAGCCTGGGGCCCCCCCGTCTGGTTTCCTATTTGCagttacttgaataaaaaaaatatccttTTCTGGACTGGAGTCTTTTCTGTGGTAGCAGGTACCTGGGGTAGAGCACCTAGTTGGGGGTAGCTTTTCAAGGTGCTCtcccagctgggggagggggaggataaGCATTAGCTGGGGGAAGGTAACTCGAGCCTCTGGGAGAAATCAACCACACCCCTAGCCACAAAacatctttatttacaaaatatatataccaaataCTATACATTAAGCCCTGTCACCATGGAAACATCCAAAGCCAAGTTAGGGAGGGCTCAGAAAAGTGCCACCCTTCTACCCCAGAAGGAAAAACTTGTTAGCCCCTTGGGTGTGGATGGTAGGCTCAGCCCACAAAGGATTGCAggccattgggggggggggggcgggctacTGGGAGTGGATGGGAGGAAAGGAGCCCTGGTACCCAGCAGGGGGAGCTGGGTGAGTGCAAGTGGGAAGCAGCAAGCCGTGGGCCCTGGGCATTCCTAAGACCCCATGGTTCTGGAGATTGGGGCAGGGCGGGTCAGGTTAGGTCTTGACATCCAGCAAGGGCATCTGCTTGTGCTGGTAGCCACTCTGCCAGCCATGTACCACCTGTGAGGGAAGAGCTCATGCCATCAGGCTGGGTCCTGGCACTGAGGGAGGGCCCAACACAACCTTGGAGGCACCCCCACGCTGGTGGTGGTCTCAAGTGGGAGACGGCTGAgggcagaagcaggctcctgtttCAGGGGGAGTCTGGAGGTGAACATGGCGGACAGACCACTGCTGATTCTCCCCGCCCCTGAGTGCTCACCTTAGGGTCTCCCACATCGGACAGTAGCTCCTGCTCAGCCTCATGCAGTTCCTCTGCGGGGTCGTAGCTGTACATGGGGAGCAGGTGATGGCGAAGCCGGTCCactctggggagcaggggagggggctcagcCCAGGGGGGGTGCCCACTCCCTTCAAACCCCTGACTGTCCAAGGCAGGGGCTCTTGCAAGGGGGTGCCTTTAGGGGCACACAAGGGTTCTAAGAACACAGGCCCGATTTTACAAGGGGCCCGTCTCAGGTGGGTAAGCCGAGTACGGGCAGGAAAACCTGACATGGGGTGTAGGGGATTTCACGCGTGTATAAGGACGGCCGAGAGGCATCTTAATAACGTATGTAGAGAGCCCAGGGAGCCAAGGAAAGAAACCAGCAGAATGCAGGGGAGGTAACACGGGGCAGGGGCACTCACCGCTTTTTCTTCTGGACATACATTACCTGTAACAGAGACACAGCACTGTGGAGGCTGCGTGTGAGCCCAAGACGGCCCACAAGTGAGACCCGCCTCTCCCCCCCTCCACAGCAGGACAGCCAAGATGGTGTGTGTGGGCTGGATCAGGCCCACCTAGCCCTGCCTTCGCAAAAGTGTGGGGGCTCCTTACCACAGCCACCACCACCCCGACCAGGGTGATGAGGAAGAAGGGCCCCAACACATAGCCCACCATGGAGTCGCTGTTGGCCTGAGGGACATTGGGCACTGTAGTGTTACTCATGACATCGGCAGCCGGAGGGCTGGGTGGTCAGCATGGGCAGTAGTGCCTCGGGAGGGCGCCTCCACTGGGCtccctggggaggaggaagggaggttaTCAATTTCAAGTTCTGGATCCCTCCCCAAGAGCTGTGATGTATCACAACTTAGGGCAGGCCCTGGGGGACAAGGGCTCATCCAGGTCAACGTGCTGGGTTTAACCCTCCAGTGAGTCTCAGCAAATCCTGGGTTTGGAGGGCACGAGAACCCCCACATCAGGGTGTGGCCCAGCTCAGGTGCTGGCCAAACATTTGCACATCTCAACCGGGCAAAGTTTAGACACAGGTTCCTGCTCCCACAGTGGAGCAAAATGGAGAGATCTGGCGAAAATATGAGGGTCCTGCACTGTGGCCGCGTGGGTGAAGAAGGAGCATTTGAAGGAGTCTGCCTCAGTCCTGGTCCCTTCCCCAGATTTTAGGCCATAGGACCTCCCTATGCCCTCCCTGTCCCCGGCGTTACTGCACACATACAGCCTAGAGAGCCTCTCCCCACATTGGTCTCATGTGCCAGGGTGGACACAAGTGGGCAGGGCTGGATTGTATCTGGGAGGTGATGTCACTTCCCTCTGGTCCCCACCCGGGGCTCCGCCCAGGTCCCTCCTCTCTTAGCGAGGGCTGACAGGCGGGAGGTGACAGGGTCGGCTTCCATCAACAGATGCAAGGAGACTGTCCATGGGCTCCTGCACGCAGACCCCAATGTCCCTGACCCCGCTTCGCCTGGGCTTCCATCGGAGGGCAAGGTTAGAACTACAACATACCCGGTGTCCGTCGGGGCACCGAGCTTGCCCAGTCACATGCACACCGTCCCACGGTCGAGGGGACATGCCGAGGTGGGGCGAGTGACAGGCAGCTCCTAGGATGCGGACCAGCATCGGCGAGTGGGAGGCAGTTCCCACTGCGCTGGGCGGCTCAGGCCGGGGAAGTGAGGTTCGGGGAACGGTGCGCAGAGGGGCCTGGGAATCCTAGAATCCCGGCACCCCGAGGCGCGGCCCTGTCCGGCCGCTCTGCAGCGCATCCAACCCGTTCATGCCTTACCTCCCGCCGCTGTAGCCCGGACAGGAACGCCCTCGGTTGGCTCCCAGGCCCCGGAAGAGCCGCAGGCGCGTGATCAAAGGACCCGGGGAAATGGGCGGGGCCTCCGTACGGGGGCGCAGCCAATCCAGTGGACGAAGGCGGACGGCCCGAAGACTGCTGGAGCGGCCAATCCGGAGGTGGGGGGTGCGCGGTGCGAAGGCGGGGACGGGCCAGATTGCAGGGTCCATCCGCGGCAGCAGAGGGCAGCCGAGCGCTGCGCAGTGGGGGGAGGAGAGTgcgcggggaggggcggggccggggctggggctgcTTCCCGGCGTCCCCCGGGGTGGGACACCCGACGAGTGCCCGAGCCTTGGAGCTCAGGTGGGTGGGGAAGGTGTGGCGTCGGGCTGGCTCACCCTTCTGGGTGGAGTTCAGGTGTAGGGCCAAGCCACGCCCTGAAGTTTGACCTAGGCGTGCGGCGACTTCCCTTCACGGCCGGACCCTGCCCCGGGCCCGCCAGGACTCCATTAGTGTTTATTTCGCCTTCCAAGCCTCCCAATTCCTGGTGGCAGAGGGCAGATAGAGTAGGCAAGCCCGGTTAGGCCGTGCCCTGCCGTGGGACCTGGGCCCACTTACCCACCCACCTTTCTCTGCGTCTCAGTCTTAACGTCTGTAAAACAGGCTGATGTACCGATTAATCGAGGAATATCATGCCCTGTTACAAACCCCGTTAACTTTTTTGTGGGTTTCAGGAACACAGGTGGAGCCACGCGGTGCAGTCCCCCTGGGGCACAATCCACTTGAGAAACAGGTAAATTTGAAAGCTTTCGTGGTCTGTTAAAATGTCACACACTGGAGAAATGGTGGGTGAAGTTTACCAATGTAGGAATCCTGGCTGTGGTATTCCACTATCGTTTTGCAAAAATTAGCACTGGGGGAAGCTAGGCAAAGCATATAAGGGATCTCTGttgtttcttacaactgcatgtgaatctacaattaccTCAGGTCGGTGTGTGTAGTTTTGTACCGGACCCCTACCTCCATTCCCAATCACACATGATTCCGAAAACTCCAGATGGGCAGGTGATGGAAGCCAGCCAAGAATACAAAAGTTGTGGGAGCTGACCCAGGTGGAGGCCCTCCAGGGTCCTTGGATGCTACTGGAGTTGGAGGGATAAACTGGACCGGCTTATTCTTGCCAGAGAGACAGCCAGTGGCATGGACATGTTGAGCCACTTGGTCTGGTCTGGTGTGTTTTCTTCTCCGGCCCTTCCGAAGGAGGTTGGATCAGGGCAGGTCTGATGCAGAGATGACCCAGCTGAGAACCAGAAGGCAGTTGAGAACTCTGGCCTCTTGCCTTCAGACACCATCGTCTGGCTGGTGGGAAATcagagatgaaaggaaaggaGTGACAGAGATGTCCAGGTCTGGAAGGCTCCAGGTGGATTCCCTGGGGTTTCTCAGGCTTTTGAGTCTGAAGAGTAAGGAGACCACCCATCCCAGACCTGAGGGCAGACGGAGGAAGCCACCTCTGGGGGCAGGCTTGCCTCctagatatatatttttgatgtttatttatattgagagcaCTGCACCTgctgcatgcaagcaggggaggggcagggagagaaaggatcccaagcaggctctgtgctgtcagtgcagagcccgacatggggctccatcccacgaaccatgagatcacaacctgagccaaaatcaagagtcagaggcttaaccgcccgagccatccaggtgcccctgggcttgCCTCATCTTGCAAGGTTAGGGTCAAATAATAGGTTTTAGACCCAGACTCCTTTGGCTTCTCACATGTCCAACTTTTGTCCTCATCCTCACAGCTTCTGACCACAAATCTTGAGGGTCTTCTAGGATTGGGCGTAGCAGTCAGCTGGGTAAGCCAGTACGTAGAGGTCTCAGTGTCTGAAATTCAGCACGCTTCCCTTACTGCCAGGACAGAACACCATTCTGAGCGAGGCAGGGCAGGTGGGGTGACCCCAATTTACAAATGAGTAAGCTGAAACCCTGGGCAGTGTGATGACTTCCCAAGGCCCCTGGTGTGAGCAGCAAGGGTGAGGCAGAATGGAATGACAGGCGGGCCCTTCTTCCTGGGTAGCTTTGTAACAGCAGCTTCTCCGAGTCTTTATGTGAAGCCTGATTTGTTCCAGTGATAAGGCTTTAGCTCCCCTGAGGGTACCCCCCCATCCCAGCCAAGGAATACTCCAGCCCTCTCTGCTCTCTTCATGCTGCTGCTAgctcaggaaggggagagagagggcagagcgGAGGCTGCACTGTGCCACCCTGATCAGGTTTTGACTGTTCCCTTACACGTGTTGCTATGGCGAGTGCCTGGGCTTACATATCCACTTCCATGAATGCCTTGCTCATCCTTGTGTCCCCCTACTCTGGACCCACCTCCTAAATCATAAAAGCAGCCATCGAAAAGAGCAAACTGTTGACAAGTAACATCAATTCATTCCAGAACAAAACCCAAGAAGATATATAGGAATGCAAAACTACCCAGCCCCCAATAAAGGAACATTCATAACTGTGcagcatccatttaaaaaaatggattcaggggtacgtgggtggctccatctgttatgcatctgacttaagctcaggtcatgatctcatggttcgtgagttcaagctccacggtgggctctctgctgtccgcacagagcctgcttcagctcctctgccccaactctcttctgccctccccgcgtgtgcgctctctctctctctctcaaaattaaataaatattttttaaaaatggatccataaaggggtgcctgagtggctcagttggttgagtccaactcttggttttggcataggtcatgagctcatggttttgtgggttcaagtcctctttgggattctctttctctctctctctctgcccctccctcactgtctctgtctctctcaaaataaataaacttaaataaatgaataaataaataaaactggatcCACAAATGTTTAGACATGCAAAGAGGCAGGAAAATACAATCTATAATGAATTGAAACTGACCCAGAACTGACAGATGTTAGACCTAAGGAGGACATTAAAACAGttataacaggggcgcctgggtggctcagtcacttaagcatccgacttctgctcaggtcaccatctcatggtttgtgagtttgagccccacattggagtctgtgctgacagctcagagcctggagcctgcttcggattctgtgtctccctttctctctgcccttcctgcactcacactctccatctctctcaaaaataagtaaacattaaaattttaaaaataaaaataaaacagttgtaACCGTATTCTTCATGCTCAAAAAGTTAAGGACAGACAAGGAAGATATGAAAAAAGCCCTGGATTGAATTTGTAGACATGAAGATTGCAATGTCCAAGATGAAATACACAGTGGATAAGATTAAAGCAGCTTAGATATTgcagaagaaaagggaaacaacaTGAAGGCATTCGAACAGActtatccaaaatgaaacagaagaaagaatctagaaaaaaaattacaagagcATCAGGGAGTTGTGGGACAATTTCCCGTGGCCTAATATATGGGTGATGAGAggcccagaagaagagaaaaagagggacaaaaatatttgaaggaataatgACTAAAAGCTTTTGAAACTTAACGGAGACTCTAAacccacagatccaggaagcacaaGAAACCCCAAgcacaagaaacatgaagaaaactacacaAAGGTACATTATAATCAAATTGCTCAAAATCCATAATGAAGAGATCATCTTAAACAATACACAGAGGAACAAAGAATGACATTAGCTTTTTACCCAAAACCATATATGAGAAGGCAGTGCAGCAGCATGTAAAGTATTGAGTGAAAACTTCCCAAGGCAGAACATTaggcaaaaatatctttcaaaaacatacaatagccaaattttggaagcagtccaaatgcccattgatagatgagtgcataaagaagatgtgctaggggcgccagggtggctcagtcggttaagcctccaacttcggctcaggtcagatctcacgtttgtgggttcgagccccgcgtcaggctctgtgctgacagctagctcagggcctggagcctgcttccggttctgtgtctccttctctctctgcacctccccctctcatgctctgtctctctctttatcaaaaataaataaaaacattaaaacaattaaaaaaaagatgtgctatAAATATATAACGGAATATTATTTTGctataaaaaggatgaaatcttgctatttgcaacaacatggatggatctagag from Suricata suricatta isolate VVHF042 chromosome 7, meerkat_22Aug2017_6uvM2_HiC, whole genome shotgun sequence carries:
- the SMIM29 gene encoding small integral membrane protein 29 isoform X3, which translates into the protein MSNTTVPNVPQANSDSMVMYVQKKKRVDRLRHHLLPMYSYDPAEELHEAEQELLSDVGDPKVVHGWQSGYQHKQMPLLDVKT
- the SMIM29 gene encoding small integral membrane protein 29 isoform X1 — protein: MSNTTVPNVPQANSDSMVGYVLGPFFLITLVGVVVAVVMYVQKKKRVDRLRHHLLPMYSYDPAEELHEAEQELLSDVGDPKVVHGWQSGYQHKQMPLLDVKT
- the HMGA1 gene encoding high mobility group protein HMG-I/HMG-Y isoform X3, with amino-acid sequence MSESSSKSSQPLASKQEKDGTEKRGRGRPRKQPPVSPGTALVGSQKEPSEVPTPKRPRGRPKGSKNKGAAKTRKTTTTPGRKPRGRPKKLEKEEEEGISQESSEEEQ
- the SMIM29 gene encoding small integral membrane protein 29 isoform X2 — encoded protein: MSNTTVPNVPQANSDSMVGYVLGPFFLITLVGVVVAVVMYVQKKKRYDPAEELHEAEQELLSDVGDPKVVHGWQSGYQHKQMPLLDVKT